Sequence from the Macadamia integrifolia cultivar HAES 741 unplaced genomic scaffold, SCU_Mint_v3 scaffold837, whole genome shotgun sequence genome:
CATACACTAAACTGAGGTACTTTTAGAAATATGTTACTCCTTATAGTCaaagattttttatgattttgtccatggaacatATCCTCAATTTTCAGTTCCTTCTGTTATTTTAAATAGGTATCTTTCATATGTCATGAATGTGGCAACACCAACTAAGAATTGCTTGGACCTTGTGCATGAGTTGCTTGCACCTGTGATAAAGGCCCGAGGAGAGAAAAGTCTAACTCGACAAGAGGTGAGCCCCATTAGTGCACTTCACATTGTTTACATATTCACCAGTATTAGAGATTCTATCTTCAATTGAGCCACAAGCTCTAAAACCTGTATCATAACAGTGAActctatatatatttatatatatatatatatatatatcgaaaTTTAAGGTAAACAAAAGTAAGGATCTTTATCTATTTCTGTGAATGCTTATTTCTTGACGCCCCCTTAGTGCGCTTCACATTGTTTACATCCTCACCAGTATTAGAGACTCTATTTTCATAAGAGCCACAAGCTCTAAACGTTCTATATCGTAACAGTGAAATATAAATATCGAAATTTAAGGTAAACAAAAGTAAAGATCTTTGTCTATTTCTATGAATTGCTTATTTCTTGAAGTTAAGACAGGTCTTTCTGTTTTGGATTCCAAGCTGGATTTTACGGTCCAGGTCAACCAATGACCAGGGCAATGGAATTTTGTTAACTAATAATTATTTTGGTTGGGAAGTTCCAGATTGCTATAGGATGTTTAATGAATGGTGTCGCCAATTTTCCCATTCAGTTAAATGTATATGAGGCCTGGCACCAAGGTCAATGCTTCAGGCACACATTGACTTGGAGTGATGCATTTGTACATTGACTTGAAGTGAATGCACTGGACTTTAGGAATATAtagtgtttttatttttaattattctgAAAATTTGCTCTCTTATTTAGAAGAAACCTTATGTGAGAAAGGATAtcagtttattttattcttctctttttttgggaTTGCAGAAAAGTATATTGTTGGATTGTGAAACTCAAGTCGAAAATCTGTTAGCAAATGTTTTTGAGAACTACAAATCATTAGATGAGCTCTCACCAACAGGCTTGGCAGACTTGTTTGGTCCAATACCAGAGTGCGCGGCACCAGCTTTAGTTCCCGCAGTGAAAGTGTACACCCTTCTTCATGATATCCTTGCTCAAGAAGCGCAGACAACTTTGAGAAATTACCTACAAGTAAGACATGCATCACATTCACATGTACATAAGGAAAAATGTTTGCATAGAGACATGTATGTACTTGATAGACTTGCAAAATTTATAAGAGATGGACCTGACTTCCATCAATGTCGATGATACTTCCACACCACAGTAATATAAGCCTTGCCAACTTTCCTACCTAACTGAATAATATGTGCATCATTCACAAGTATACATAACCCAAAACTACGTTACCCTGATGCATGGTAACGTAATCATTAGATTTGAAACTACTGGATGGTTAAAAGCTAACGGGTTGCAAAGGAAAGAATTCAAATATTTATTAATGGCCTCCTTTTTCGGGTTGCAATGGAACAAAACATACTTTATTTAATGCATGGGAGCATACGAGAAGCATCTGGGGTCAGTTATTGCCTATGTGCCGACATCATTTCAATAGTATCAGCTTTACCAACTGATCAATtgggaataaataaaaggagcACCTTTTACATGGAAGGGCATAACTTGGGACTAAGTCACCCTGTTGGACATTGAATATCAGATTTCAAACAACTGGATGGTTAACAATAGGCTGACAGTTGAAATTCTTTGAAGTGTGCCCAGATCCATTTTTTGGTGTCAGGATTCGAGACTTAATCAAAGTTCCTCACTGGCTTTAGGTTCACGAGTTCATCAAATATTTCCTTTATGATGAACTTTGCAGAGATGTTAAAATCAATTTGATTTGTTTCGATCATCCTCCATCAGAAATATTTGCTTACCACTATAAAGAGATCTAATGcaacataatttttttacaGAAAGCAGCTGCAAAGAGGTGTAGGAGGCATATGATGGAAACCGATGAGTTCATGTCAAGCAACATGGAAGGTTTTCATATGGACTCCATGACCATCTCCACAGCGTATCTCAAGATGAAGAACTTGTGTATAAACATAAGCAATGAGATTCAGGCAGACATCAAGATTCACAATCAGCACATACTACCAAGGTACACCAATGTTCCCATCTTATCTTCATGAATGGTGGGAAACTGGTATTCCATTTGAAGTTTAACTAATTTGTCCCATTAGATGATGCATGCACCAGCTTAAGCTGGAATGACTTACAATTGGTGTAGCACTTGatacttggaacccaaattacACTAGATTGTCCAAGTTTTGGGTTGGGGAATGAGTTTTTGGGAAGTAAAACATCAAGAATGAAGTAAAACGTGCaacttgtcaaattttttttctctgattaTTTTGTCAACGTCTTCTGACATATATATGCCCTTCTTTCAGTTCCATAGACCTGTCAAACATAGCAGCGGGTGCTTACAGCACTGAGTTGTGTAACAGATTAAGAGGTTTCCTGGCAGCTTGGCCCCCATCAAGCCCTTTGCCTCATGTAACGGAGCTTTTGATCTCAACTGCTGATTTTGAGAGGGATCTTGAGTCATGGAATATCAGGTTCAGTCTGGAATACCTCCAAGCATAGTATTTGTCATTTAATTACAGGAAGCCTCTCCCATAATACTTCCAAACAATAAATAGCATGATAGAAAAGCAGCTGAATTTCTTGAAAGAATCTATCTCACCAATACTCTTCTTACCTTTCTGCCTTCTAATATTCTAACTTTTGTCCCAGCCTGGTTCATGGAGGTGTAGACTCGAGGAATCTGTTCCACGATTACATAATGATCTGGGTACAAGATTTGCAACTTTCAATGCTGGATCTTTGCAAGTCAgagaaggtctctctctctctcatatgcttGAGTAGATGTATTAGAGATTTGTTCATATAAAATAGATATTTGCTAAATGGTGAAATGATTTGCAGGTACCATGGAATGGAGTAAATACAAAtcattccacttctccatttgcTGAGAATATGTACGAGAAAATTAAAGATGCTCTAAGTGAGTATGAAGTGGTGATTAACCGATGGCCCCAGTACTCTTTGATTTTAGAAAATGTAAGTGTTTCCCGTATTCTCTCAATACTAACTTGAAGGGGTCAAATTGGTGACAGATAATGATTTGTATAATACATTGCATTTATTAATGTTCTCATATTTCTTGGCATTATTGGCTTTGGAAGGCTGTTGCCAACATAGAACGAGCAGTCATGAAAGCATTGGAAAAGCAATACAGTGAAATTCTAATGCCTCTGAAAGATAGCATCCCCAAAAAACTTGGAATGCATGTGCAGAAACTTACAAGAAGACAATCCACAACACTTTATTCTGTTCCTATTCAAGTAAGAATAGAAAACTTGCTTCTTAGTTCCAGTCTATTTGGGAAGACAGAAACTTCAGATTTACATGTTTTGTAGAACGTCGCTTAATAGAATTTCATGCATATGGCAGTTGGGAACATTCCTGAATACCATCAAAAGAATTCTCGATATTCTGCACTGCAGAGTCGAGGATATATTGAAGGCTTGGGCCTCATGTCTACCGATCGTTGGAGAGAAAAAGTTAATTTTTGGGGAACAAATGAATGGAATTACAGTTATGCTAAGAACAAAGTACAAAAACTACATGCAAGCAACTGTGGAGAAGCTCATTCTCAACGTAAGTATCACCACCAattggtttccttttctttttcctcaggTTCAGTTTTCTAACTTGTCATTTTGTAATGCTACATAGATGTAGAAAATAAGAGATACCAAATCAGTATTTTCCTTTTAGAATGTACGTACATcctctaaaaatatttgatgaATCATTAATTGTGACTCTAAATCTGGAAAAGAATTCTAAACTggcaaaagaatacaattagaAGTTTATATAACTCTTTCAGGCACAAGCCAATCGAAGTACACGGCTTAAAAGAATACTCGAGGAAACCAAGGAAGCAGATGGGGAAGCTGAGGTTCGTGAAAGGATGCAAATGCTAAGTTCACAACTCATAGATTCCATTACAAACTTGCATGAGGTCTTCTCAAGCAGGATTTTTGTTGCAATATGTCGTGGGTTCTGGGACAAGATGGGTCAGGTAACAGGGACATGCAATATCCTTTCTAGTTTTATGCATTACATTTCAGGAAATGAAAGTTGAAgttttagtgttttttcttgTGGTATGCTAGACTGTTTTGAAGTTTCTGGAGAGCAGGAAAGAGAACAGAATCTGGTATAATGGATCTTATTATGCTCTTGGGGTAAGTCATCTATAAAGCCCACATATTGCAGGGCAGTTTTAAGCCATCTCCCAAACGTCATCAAAGTATTTTGGGGAATCTGATATCTGAATTGTTTACAAGTTAGGAGGCTGTTCATACTGTTTGGCTTATAGATTCTTGTCCACAGTTAGGAGGCTGTTCATACTGTTTATGTTGAGACTTGCAATTGGCTTACAAGTTAGGAGGCTGTTCATACTGTTTGTCATATAGATTCTTGTCCACAGTTAGGAGGCTGTTCATACTGTTTATGTTGAGAGTTGCATGATACAATGAACAGAACTATAAGCTAGGCAATAACAAGTGGACTTCTTTCTTACCTTTGGTCGCAGATTTTGGATGACACTTTTGCTTCCCAGATGCAGAGATTGCAAGGAAACGCCCTGCAACTGAAAGATCTTGAGCCCCCTCGTTCAGTAATTGAAGCTCGTTCTGTTCTTTGCAGAGACACACAAAATACAACTGATGCATCCAATTACTTCTATTTCTAGTAgcatgaaatttcaatttctcagTGAAGGAGTGTGCAGAATGAGCTTTCACCTCTCATTGCAGCTGAATCTGTGACCAGATGTTCCATGTTTCAGTGTTTCTGATTCATTTCTTGTACAGGCTGTAGCtccatttattttcattattattcttTTGTAATATTGTTCTCATCACATTGCCGAAAATGCTCTTTTTCATATGTTCACATGGATTTAATGTAGAGCACTTCCAAAAACTTTGAGTATTTgataccaaacaaaaaaataaataaatgaaataaatttgCATATGTTATGCTTGCAATTACTTCCTACCAGTGTGAGAATGACTTGATTGCTTATTTTCAAACTCATGGAAACGTGGAACACCCACCCACCCTGTGCCAAAAATTTCCCCCATTTTCATGTGTCAAGTTGCAGCCCCAAACCCCAAGTCTTGTTTCAGCCTCTGGGCTACGACttaggtgccgtttgataacactctgggagaatgtttctggtgttcttctattctgcgggaatgcaaatagaacagaaatatgtttggcacgtccggttcatttttgtattcccccggaatgaaccaatgaaaaagaatgagtaaagaataaattgcaagagtaccaaaaagttgcttttctattcttttaggAATTTAGAAGAACACAACTACTCAAAACCCCCAATCCCTCTACTCCATCTCACGATTAAAAATCCCCAAGTTAAGGAAAACCTATTGCAGgttttctctctctcggtcgccgctgccctctctctcggtcgccgctgccctctctctcggtcgccgctgccctctctctccttcgccgcttccctgtctctctctctctctcggtcgcaggttggGCGCAGGTcagtcgccgctgccctctctctccttcgtcgcttccctgcaactcacAATCAAAGTCGCCGCTGCTAAAAAAGGGAGGAAATCTTCACTAATTGCGCAGTCTCCGGATTTTATTTTACCCTCTTTTGATACTTGTTCCCACCGCCAGAATGCAATCATCCATGGTTACCCTGATCCCAAGCGACCTTCCCCGTATTGAAAGAGAATACAAGAATAACAACCCCATTTGATCTGGCAACCGAACTTTGGCAGATTCACATCCTTGAGATGGGATTATAATCTTTAGTCTAATATTTCCTATTCCcatttaatttcttgtttttgcGGCACCGAATCATTTcctcaagaagaaaaagaactaaGAAGGTAAAACACAATCGAAAACTTCAGATTTCAGAACAATCATGAATCCGTAAACAGATACAACGTAATTGAttgagaaatgaaaaatatgCAGAACAAGTGATTTATTGATtgtaaacaaaagaaatggcTTCAAATTAAGAGGAAGCTGGATTTTCAGTGTCTTCAAAAATATGCAGAACAATCTTCAATGTCTTTGGGgccatggtggtggtggtggtgaggcTGCTGGGTTGCAGCAGTCTCAGCAGCCACAGGTGATGGTGTCACTTCGGGAGCTGGATTTTCAGGGGGTGGAGGGTCTTTGGGAGGCTCTGTGGGTGGAGGAGCAGCAGCTGCTGGTGGGGTTTCAGTAGGTGGAGGGTTTGTAGCATCAGGGGCTGGTGGTTGTCCACCTTCAGGTGGttctggtgctggtgctggttcAGCAGGTTGAGTAGGAGGGTCACTTGGTTCTATGTGGGAGCAAATGGTGGCAATCTTTCTCGTTTTCTTGATAGCTTTGAGGATCTTTTCAGGGTCTGCCCATCCAATTATTGTAAGTTTCTGCTGTGGGAAATCGATATAGAGATCATATATCCCTGTAGAGAAATCAGATTAGTCATAGACTTTAATTTGAACAATAGGGGAACAGTAGGAAAAGAATATGTAGATTACTAGATTTGCATTGTTTAGGTACTTACCATTGATACCATGCAATGCCTTTTTGATCTTCTGTACACATCCATTACAGTCCATCCGGACTTGTATCTCTGTGATTCGAGGCTTCTGCATTTTCTGAACCCAAATGAATGAAGTCAGTGCCTTACCAAATGAACTGAAACACAATGTATAGAACCCAGTAGACTAGAACAATGGCTCAAAGGTAGAATCTTAGCTAGCAGTATTAAGATACAAATTataagttttaatttttaattgttatAATATTTTAGG
This genomic interval carries:
- the LOC122070151 gene encoding heavy metal-associated isoprenylated plant protein 43-like; this translates as MVPELEKMQKPRITEIQVRMDCNGCVQKIKKALHGINGIYDLYIDFPQQKLTIIGWADPEKILKAIKKTRKIATICSHIEPSDPPTQPAEPAPAPEPPEGGQPPAPDATNPPPTETPPAAAAPPPTEPPKDPPPPENPAPEVTPSPVAAETAATQQPHHHHHHGPKDIEDCSAYF